From Humisphaera borealis, the proteins below share one genomic window:
- a CDS encoding glycosyltransferase family 2 protein has translation MSDPSEKSPTVSVLMSVYNGGAYLPPCIDSILGQTFKDFEFIIIDDGSKDDSPAVLKEYADRDSRIRLVVRANKGLTKTLNEAYKLSRGKYLARMDCDDVAVPTRFAAQVAFLGDHPDVACTGGYFQLIDGESRLLTTLKPPTDDAAIQADCLAGHNPICHPSAMIRRTAMDAVNGYDERFKTTQDLDLWLRLGEVGKLANVPEVVLKFRLHESSVSETKRQEQRKAGELACSEAWERRKLPPERRKYEASEPWRPGKDRSSRHQHALQYGWWAYNSGEKKTARHYGWKAIGAKPLSPKGWKLVAVATLK, from the coding sequence GTGAGTGACCCGTCCGAGAAAAGTCCGACCGTCTCCGTCCTGATGTCCGTTTACAACGGCGGGGCGTACCTGCCTCCGTGCATCGATAGCATCCTCGGCCAGACGTTCAAGGACTTCGAGTTCATCATTATCGACGACGGATCGAAGGACGATTCTCCCGCCGTGCTGAAAGAGTACGCCGACCGCGACTCGCGCATTCGGCTGGTCGTCCGAGCGAACAAGGGGCTGACGAAAACGCTGAACGAGGCGTACAAACTGTCTCGCGGCAAGTACCTGGCACGGATGGACTGCGATGACGTCGCCGTGCCCACGCGATTTGCGGCGCAGGTGGCATTCCTCGGTGACCATCCGGATGTCGCCTGCACCGGTGGATACTTTCAACTGATCGACGGCGAAAGCCGGTTGCTGACGACGCTCAAGCCGCCGACCGATGACGCGGCGATTCAGGCTGATTGCCTTGCCGGGCATAACCCGATCTGCCATCCGTCGGCGATGATCCGCCGCACCGCGATGGACGCCGTCAACGGTTACGACGAGCGGTTCAAGACGACGCAAGACCTGGACCTTTGGCTTCGACTCGGTGAAGTCGGCAAGCTGGCGAACGTCCCGGAAGTGGTCCTGAAGTTCCGCCTGCACGAAAGCAGCGTGAGCGAAACCAAGCGGCAGGAACAGCGCAAGGCCGGCGAGCTGGCGTGCAGCGAGGCGTGGGAACGCCGAAAACTGCCCCCGGAGCGACGAAAATACGAAGCAAGCGAGCCGTGGCGTCCCGGAAAGGACCGATCAAGTCGGCACCAGCACGCACTGCAGTACGGCTGGTGGGCGTACAACAGCGGCGAGAAGAAGACGGCGCGGCACTACGGATGGAAAGCGATCGGCGCCAAGCCGCTGAGCCCCAAGGGCTGGAAGCTGGTCGCGGTTGCGACGCTCAAGTAA
- a CDS encoding glycosyltransferase family 2 protein, with protein sequence MSTSPAISVLMPVYNAEEFVAETMDSILAQTFRDFEFICINDGSKDGSLAVMQKYADRDSRVKIISRPNTGLVPALNEGLAASRGKYVARIDSDDLSAPERFDLQFTRMEAEPELVALGSNANAMDEYGNLLGSYDNPLTHEAIEKAHLLGMSSIHHPAVMFRPDAVRRVGGYRKETWPCEDYDLWMRLGEVGRLANLPQRLLTKRLMSSSIVATTLDRQEAKQLLVLTETWKRRNLPGEPKLPRRELNSQGDMFRQWGWMALKAGHLKTSRRYAIKTLKAQPFKSTSWKLLACAIRGR encoded by the coding sequence ATGTCCACCTCTCCCGCCATCTCCGTTCTCATGCCGGTGTACAACGCCGAGGAATTCGTAGCCGAGACGATGGACTCCATCCTCGCGCAAACGTTCCGCGACTTTGAGTTCATCTGCATCAATGACGGATCGAAGGACGGCTCCCTGGCGGTGATGCAAAAGTACGCCGACCGAGATTCGAGGGTGAAGATCATCAGCCGGCCGAACACGGGCCTGGTACCCGCGCTGAACGAAGGTCTTGCCGCTTCGCGCGGCAAGTACGTCGCCCGCATTGACTCTGACGACCTGTCGGCCCCCGAGCGGTTCGATCTGCAGTTCACGCGAATGGAAGCCGAGCCCGAACTGGTCGCATTGGGATCCAATGCCAACGCGATGGACGAGTACGGCAACCTTCTCGGTTCGTACGACAATCCGCTGACGCACGAAGCGATCGAAAAGGCACACCTGCTTGGCATGTCGAGCATTCATCATCCGGCTGTGATGTTTCGGCCTGATGCCGTACGACGGGTCGGGGGGTATCGCAAAGAGACCTGGCCGTGCGAGGACTACGATCTGTGGATGCGCCTCGGCGAAGTTGGCCGATTGGCGAACCTGCCGCAGCGACTGCTCACGAAGCGCCTGATGAGCAGCAGCATCGTCGCTACTACGCTCGATCGGCAGGAAGCCAAGCAGTTGCTCGTCCTCACGGAAACCTGGAAGCGCCGCAACCTTCCCGGCGAGCCGAAACTGCCCCGGCGTGAGCTCAATTCCCAGGGGGACATGTTCCGCCAGTGGGGTTGGATGGCGCTCAAGGCCGGGCACCTGAAGACATCGCGGCGGTACGCGATCAAAACGCTCAAGGCACAGCCCTTCAAGAGCACCTCATGGAAGCTGCTGGCATGCGCGATTCGCGGGCGGTAG
- the xylB gene encoding xylulokinase: protein MAYLLGIDIGTSATKTLICDGKGKVIATAMADHPIYSPKPGWSEQEPEDWWKSTCDATKAVLKKAKVKATDVGGIGLSGQMHGSVFLDKNGKSLRRALLWNDQRTAEQCADIEAKAGGREALIGMVANPALTGFTAPKILWLRDKEPKVYDKVKRILLPKDYIRLRMTGEYATEVSDASGMLLLDVRNRTWSDKLLSLLEIDKAMLGKLYESQEITGTLHEEGAKALGLKPGIPVVGGAGDQAAGAVGNGIVNAGIVSATLGTSGVVFAHAEQPTLDPKGRVHTMCHAVPGKWCIFGCMLSAGGSFQWLRNTLGSSEIALAKKKGVDPYELLVDEAATAPAGCEGLFFLPYLTGERCPHPDPTARGGWIGITARTTRAMLIRSLLEGVTFGMRDALEIMRQMNVAVTQVRASGGGARSAFWRQLQADIYKSPIVLTNAAEGPAYGVALLAGVGTGAFKSVEEACKASIKQTLKVSPNKKSVAKYDLSFRTYDKLYPDLKERFGEMAALAE, encoded by the coding sequence ATGGCCTATCTGCTCGGTATCGACATTGGAACCAGTGCTACCAAAACCCTGATTTGTGACGGCAAAGGGAAGGTAATCGCGACCGCGATGGCCGACCACCCGATCTACTCGCCCAAGCCCGGTTGGTCGGAACAGGAGCCTGAAGACTGGTGGAAGAGCACTTGCGACGCCACCAAGGCCGTGCTGAAGAAGGCGAAGGTCAAGGCGACGGATGTCGGCGGGATCGGCCTGTCGGGCCAGATGCACGGATCGGTCTTTCTCGATAAGAATGGAAAGTCGCTCCGGCGTGCCCTGCTGTGGAACGACCAGCGAACCGCCGAACAGTGTGCAGATATCGAAGCCAAAGCCGGCGGGCGAGAAGCGCTGATCGGCATGGTCGCAAACCCGGCCCTGACCGGCTTTACTGCTCCCAAGATCCTCTGGCTGCGCGATAAAGAGCCGAAGGTGTACGACAAGGTCAAGCGCATCCTGCTCCCCAAGGACTACATCCGCCTGCGGATGACCGGCGAGTACGCCACCGAAGTCTCCGACGCCAGCGGCATGCTGCTGCTCGACGTCCGCAACCGCACCTGGTCGGACAAGCTCTTGTCGCTGTTGGAGATCGATAAGGCGATGCTCGGCAAGCTCTACGAGAGCCAGGAGATCACGGGAACCCTGCACGAGGAAGGCGCCAAGGCCCTGGGATTGAAGCCCGGCATTCCGGTGGTTGGTGGCGCGGGCGATCAGGCGGCCGGGGCCGTCGGCAACGGCATCGTCAATGCGGGCATCGTCAGTGCGACGCTCGGCACCAGTGGCGTCGTCTTTGCCCACGCCGAGCAACCGACCCTCGATCCAAAGGGTCGCGTCCACACGATGTGCCACGCAGTTCCGGGCAAGTGGTGTATCTTCGGCTGCATGCTCTCGGCCGGCGGCAGCTTCCAGTGGCTGCGAAATACGCTCGGATCTTCCGAGATCGCGCTGGCCAAAAAGAAGGGTGTCGATCCTTACGAACTGCTGGTGGATGAAGCTGCGACCGCACCGGCCGGCTGCGAAGGGCTCTTCTTCCTCCCATACCTCACTGGCGAACGCTGCCCGCATCCCGATCCCACCGCCCGCGGGGGCTGGATCGGCATCACCGCTCGTACCACCCGGGCCATGCTCATCCGCTCGCTGCTGGAAGGCGTCACCTTCGGCATGCGAGACGCACTGGAAATCATGCGGCAGATGAATGTCGCTGTTACCCAGGTGCGCGCCAGTGGCGGCGGGGCCCGCAGTGCGTTCTGGCGGCAGCTGCAGGCCGACATCTACAAGTCGCCTATCGTCCTCACCAACGCGGCCGAAGGTCCGGCATACGGCGTAGCGCTGTTGGCGGGTGTCGGCACGGGAGCGTTCAAGAGCGTTGAAGAGGCCTGCAAGGCGTCCATCAAGCAGACGTTGAAGGTTTCCCCCAACAAGAAGTCGGTCGCAAAATACGATCTCAGCTTCCGAACCTACGACAAGCTGTACCCCGATCTGAAGGAACGCTTCGGCGAGATGGCCGCCCTGGCAGAGTAG
- a CDS encoding type II secretion system protein: protein MGTPFRRSVSGSLLRKRNRPGGFTLVELLVAISIIGLLVGIILPTVSRARSHARNIGCQTNMRTLYNACIAFAADHAGGLPSPSKTGDQPTNDWTARNCIWAMDPGKKANLKVGAIWKYLDGGPSGVNAPALSPDTSASRQRMIWCPSDSLEVQVSAGNKGAVDRNFSYSINWYLRAEVRDSANVILQDAQGGDLRILYLMRRVKQPAQRVMIYEEVGPNDSYCVMRKQDTAQSDDDRMSGRHGKVDALQYGTPEYDAAARCNITFFDGRVESINPATTGGEGFWYARIDQ from the coding sequence ATGGGCACTCCCTTCCGCCGCTCTGTCAGTGGTTCGCTCTTGCGAAAGCGCAATCGGCCGGGCGGCTTTACGCTTGTCGAGTTGCTTGTCGCCATCAGCATCATTGGCCTGCTGGTGGGAATCATCCTTCCCACCGTCAGTCGCGCGCGCTCTCATGCACGCAATATCGGGTGCCAGACCAACATGCGGACGCTTTACAACGCGTGCATCGCGTTCGCGGCGGACCATGCCGGCGGCCTTCCGTCACCGTCGAAGACCGGCGACCAGCCGACCAATGATTGGACCGCCCGCAACTGCATCTGGGCGATGGATCCGGGGAAGAAGGCCAACCTTAAAGTCGGCGCGATCTGGAAGTACCTCGACGGCGGCCCTTCCGGTGTAAACGCGCCGGCATTGTCGCCGGATACGTCGGCTTCCCGGCAGCGGATGATCTGGTGCCCCTCGGACAGCCTCGAAGTACAGGTTAGCGCGGGCAACAAGGGCGCGGTCGACCGCAACTTCAGCTACTCGATCAACTGGTATCTCAGGGCCGAAGTCAGGGACTCGGCGAACGTCATCCTGCAGGACGCCCAGGGCGGCGACCTTCGCATCCTTTACCTGATGCGCCGGGTCAAGCAGCCCGCACAACGCGTCATGATCTACGAGGAAGTGGGCCCGAACGACAGCTATTGCGTGATGCGGAAACAGGACACTGCCCAAAGCGACGACGACCGCATGTCGGGCCGACACGGGAAGGTTGATGCCCTCCAGTACGGCACGCCCGAATACGATGCAGCCGCCCGCTGCAACATCACTTTCTTTGACGGCCGGGTCGAGAGCATCAACCCGGCAACCACTGGCGGCGAGGGGTTCTGGTACGCCCGGATCGACCAGTAA
- a CDS encoding type II secretion system protein, whose translation MWRTQSLRRVRRRCAFTLVELLVVIGIIALLISILLPSLAKAREQGKKIACLSNLRSFGNALNMYAGENKGRAPIGYAGQKHAGYMVHQGGFSVLGTLWLTGHLQAGTAAYFCPSQEDVRWQYQTNENFWPPPSPSGVLTRLGMTVRPEVQFGGTGVPATVPFSSTNDAPLFRGKWPQLSGFKEKAIAAEMFGEPMNAGTVGVSPTLPRHGAFINVLFSDFSATAINTKGVDPADGESIDTLLAKLAALKAVPSGAAMNDIYLNPNVTPNRGIWAKFDKSK comes from the coding sequence ATGTGGCGTACTCAATCCCTTCGCAGGGTTCGTCGGCGGTGTGCTTTCACGCTCGTCGAACTGCTCGTCGTCATCGGCATTATTGCGCTGCTGATCTCCATTCTGCTGCCGTCGCTGGCTAAGGCCCGCGAACAGGGCAAGAAGATCGCGTGCCTCAGTAATCTGCGATCCTTCGGCAATGCTTTGAACATGTATGCCGGCGAAAACAAGGGGCGTGCACCGATCGGCTACGCCGGGCAGAAGCACGCCGGCTACATGGTTCATCAGGGAGGTTTTTCGGTCCTGGGAACGCTCTGGCTGACCGGACACCTGCAGGCCGGTACGGCGGCGTACTTCTGTCCCAGCCAGGAAGACGTGCGTTGGCAGTACCAGACCAATGAGAACTTCTGGCCACCGCCATCCCCGAGTGGCGTTCTGACGCGCCTGGGCATGACAGTGCGTCCCGAGGTTCAGTTCGGCGGTACAGGGGTTCCGGCGACGGTTCCATTTTCCTCGACGAACGACGCGCCGCTGTTCCGAGGCAAGTGGCCGCAGCTCAGCGGGTTCAAGGAAAAGGCGATCGCAGCCGAGATGTTTGGCGAGCCCATGAACGCCGGCACAGTCGGCGTCTCCCCCACGCTGCCGCGCCATGGCGCGTTTATCAACGTGCTGTTTTCGGACTTCAGCGCTACGGCGATTAACACGAAAGGTGTCGATCCGGCGGATGGTGAGTCCATCGACACGCTTCTGGCGAAACTCGCGGCACTTAAGGCCGTGCCCAGCGGCGCTGCGATGAACGATATCTATCTCAATCCAAACGTCACCCCAAACCGCGGTATTTGGGCGAAGTTTGACAAGAGCAAGTAA
- a CDS encoding DMT family transporter translates to MTVFGPGPFFALSAAALWAVSPMFMASAGRRIGSFPVVLLRSLLASVLLAVVIGVMALQSGKWPALPDARQAAWLAVSGLLGMGIGDVLIYEAFVSLGPRRTTQTLVLAPAVAVVIGWLALGEVLSGTTLLGVMIILGATSYAVLAGQRRPVQRGFSTLPAGLPDARPGSEALSPAPVLAGGESGDVESIQEETPGKTTRGDEPGHVTATGILCAIGGAICMAAGAVTGRQAFAGATVPMDTYMATFVRVGVAGGFLWLAPLVRRKIPETLALLRDPHVLSRICVGTLLGPFIGMSCYVAALKTTPAGLVSTLVATSPLFAIPVTIIRYRTRIGWDIWLAAVMAVAGASVLFFG, encoded by the coding sequence ATGACTGTGTTCGGCCCCGGTCCGTTCTTTGCACTATCCGCCGCTGCTCTATGGGCAGTGTCGCCGATGTTCATGGCGAGCGCGGGCCGTCGGATCGGTTCGTTTCCTGTCGTGCTGCTTCGCAGCCTGCTGGCGTCGGTCCTGCTGGCCGTCGTGATCGGGGTCATGGCTTTGCAGAGCGGAAAGTGGCCGGCGCTGCCTGATGCGCGACAGGCAGCCTGGCTCGCGGTCTCCGGCTTGCTCGGCATGGGCATAGGCGACGTGCTGATCTACGAGGCGTTCGTTTCGCTCGGGCCGCGACGAACAACCCAGACACTCGTTCTTGCCCCCGCTGTCGCGGTTGTCATCGGCTGGCTGGCACTGGGAGAAGTCCTCTCCGGCACGACGCTGCTGGGCGTCATGATCATCCTCGGCGCGACTTCCTACGCCGTCCTGGCCGGACAGCGGCGGCCGGTTCAACGCGGATTTTCCACCCTACCCGCTGGTCTGCCGGATGCGCGACCAGGCTCGGAAGCCTTGTCACCGGCCCCCGTTTTGGCCGGTGGCGAGTCCGGCGACGTCGAGTCGATCCAGGAAGAAACGCCAGGAAAAACCACCCGCGGCGACGAGCCGGGCCATGTCACGGCGACGGGTATTCTCTGCGCGATCGGTGGCGCGATCTGCATGGCCGCCGGTGCCGTCACCGGGCGGCAGGCCTTCGCCGGGGCAACCGTGCCCATGGACACCTACATGGCAACTTTCGTTCGTGTGGGTGTCGCGGGCGGTTTCCTGTGGCTCGCGCCGTTGGTCCGCCGGAAAATTCCCGAGACCCTCGCGCTGCTCCGCGATCCCCACGTCCTCAGCCGGATCTGCGTCGGCACGTTGCTCGGCCCGTTCATCGGCATGTCCTGCTACGTGGCGGCGTTGAAGACGACGCCGGCGGGCCTTGTCAGCACGCTGGTCGCGACCAGTCCGCTGTTCGCAATCCCGGTGACGATCATCCGCTATCGCACGCGCATTGGCTGGGACATCTGGCTCGCCGCTGTGATGGCAGTGGCCGGGGCGAGCGTACTATTTTTCGGTTAG
- the serB gene encoding phosphoserine phosphatase SerB, with protein MQEILLLHVTGEDRPGLTASLSGILAQHDIQILDLNQTVIHRTLLLGMLVRISRSVESTNVLKDLLFTAHHEGLRLRMTPVEDAEYDAWVGREGKPRYILTLLARELHARHVQAVSSLIAEQGLNIDIITRLSGRPPRNDDGKPRRACVEFSVRGKPKNESDLRAAIMAITQQHPVDIAWQHDDVYRRMRRLVAFDMDSTLIQAEVIDELAREAGVYEQVSAVTEEAMRGELDFRTSLSRRVALLEGLSDSVMQRVADRLRLTEGAERLISTLKSFGYKTAIISGGFAYFGRYLQQKLGIDHVCTNDLEVVGGKLTGKVKGEIVDAERKAQLLKEIAAKENISLRQTIAVGDGANDLPMLAVAGLGIAFHAKPVVAQSARHKISTLGLDGILYLVGVRDRDVLASVAEG; from the coding sequence ATGCAAGAAATTCTCCTCCTCCACGTCACCGGTGAAGACCGCCCCGGACTTACCGCTTCTCTCTCGGGCATCCTCGCGCAGCATGACATCCAGATTCTCGACCTGAACCAGACCGTCATCCACCGCACGCTGCTGCTGGGCATGCTCGTGCGCATCTCGCGGTCCGTCGAATCGACCAACGTGCTGAAGGACCTGCTATTCACGGCCCATCACGAAGGCCTGCGGCTTCGCATGACGCCCGTCGAAGACGCCGAGTACGATGCGTGGGTCGGCCGCGAGGGCAAGCCCCGGTACATCCTGACGCTGCTCGCCCGCGAGCTGCACGCACGGCACGTCCAGGCGGTGTCATCGCTGATCGCCGAGCAGGGCTTGAACATCGACATCATCACCCGGCTGTCAGGGCGGCCGCCACGGAATGACGACGGCAAGCCCCGCCGGGCGTGCGTCGAGTTCTCCGTGCGCGGCAAGCCGAAGAACGAAAGTGATCTCCGGGCGGCGATCATGGCGATCACGCAGCAGCATCCTGTCGATATCGCCTGGCAACACGACGACGTCTATCGCCGCATGCGCCGCCTGGTCGCATTCGACATGGATTCGACGCTCATCCAGGCCGAGGTCATCGACGAACTGGCCCGCGAGGCCGGCGTGTACGAGCAGGTGTCGGCGGTGACCGAAGAGGCGATGCGCGGGGAGCTGGACTTCCGAACATCGCTCTCGCGGCGCGTCGCACTGCTGGAAGGGCTGAGCGATTCGGTCATGCAGCGTGTCGCCGACCGGCTTCGTCTGACCGAAGGCGCGGAGCGACTGATCTCAACCCTCAAGAGTTTCGGCTACAAGACCGCGATCATCTCCGGCGGGTTCGCCTACTTTGGGAGATACCTGCAGCAGAAACTCGGCATCGACCACGTCTGCACGAACGATCTCGAGGTCGTCGGGGGCAAACTGACCGGGAAAGTGAAAGGCGAGATCGTTGACGCCGAGCGTAAGGCGCAGTTGCTCAAGGAGATTGCGGCGAAGGAAAACATCTCACTGCGTCAGACGATCGCCGTTGGCGACGGCGCCAATGACCTGCCGATGCTCGCCGTCGCCGGGCTGGGAATCGCGTTTCACGCCAAGCCGGTCGTGGCACAGTCGGCAAGGCACAAGATCTCCACGCTCGGGCTGGACGGTATCCTGTACCTCGTCGGCGTTCGCGACCGCGACGTGCTGGCGAGCGTCGCCGAGGGTTAA
- the ppdK gene encoding pyruvate, phosphate dikinase has translation MAKTKTKPAKKPAAKPAAKSASKAAPKTAAKAGIKRVYFFGSGKAEGNVTMRDLLGGKGSNLADMTSAGLNVPPGFTITTATCKEYNDAGQKLPKGLLDEVKLHLARVEKATGKKFGDPKNPLLLACRSGAKDSMPGMMDTVLNIGLNDAVVAGMAALTKNDRFAYDSYRRLINMYGDTVMGVDHHHFEHELSAVKNAKGVELDTDLDADGLKDVVERYKKVYAEHVGSPFPTDPIEQLTLAIEAVFKSWMGDRAIRYREINEIRGLLGTAVNVQAMVFGNMGDDCATGVAFTRNPSTGENEFYGEFLVNAQGEDVVAGIRTPLECKSEMAKWSKKGWQELLEVKKKLEARYKDVQDFEFTIERGTFYMLQTRNGKRTAPAAVRIAIEMLKEKLIDEKTAILRVDPAALDQLLHPTFNPNFPKTIVAKGLPASPGAAVGKIAFTAEEAEERVGKGEQIILVRRETEPADIGGMHVSEGILTSTGGMTSHAAVVARGMGTPCVAGAGALQIDAKARTLVINGKTYTDKDVISLDGGTGDVMEGSVPTVEASLTGPFKQLMVLADKHRTLKVRTNADTPNDAEVARNFGAEGIGLTRTEHMFFDPERIQHMREMILATDIEARKKALAKLLPYQREDFIGIFKAMAGLPVTIRLLDPPLHEFLPHNERDQKVLADSLGLTLAQVKNRVDQLHESNPMLGHRGDRLAITYPEILEMQVRAILEAAVAVKKEKVKVLPEIMIPLAGTKEELDYLKKITVQTADAVFKEAGTKVEYMYGTMIEVPRAAITADEMAQTAEFFSFGTNDLTQMTFGYSRDDAGVFLPEYIKKEILPRDPFQSLDIGGVGKLIEMAVKLGRGTNKDLKCGICGEHGGDPKSVEFCHKVGLNYVSCSPFRVPIARLAAAQAAIKSANAATKKK, from the coding sequence ATGGCCAAAACCAAGACCAAGCCTGCCAAGAAGCCGGCCGCCAAGCCCGCTGCCAAGTCCGCCAGCAAAGCCGCCCCGAAGACCGCCGCCAAAGCCGGCATCAAGCGCGTTTACTTCTTCGGCTCCGGCAAGGCCGAAGGCAACGTGACCATGCGCGACCTGCTCGGCGGCAAAGGTTCGAACCTCGCCGACATGACCTCCGCCGGCCTGAACGTGCCGCCGGGCTTCACCATCACCACCGCGACCTGCAAGGAATACAACGACGCCGGCCAAAAGCTCCCCAAGGGCCTGCTCGACGAAGTGAAGCTGCACCTGGCCCGCGTCGAAAAGGCGACCGGCAAGAAGTTCGGCGACCCCAAGAACCCGCTCCTGCTGGCCTGTCGATCGGGCGCCAAAGACTCCATGCCCGGCATGATGGACACGGTGCTCAACATCGGCCTCAACGACGCCGTCGTCGCCGGCATGGCCGCCCTCACCAAGAACGACCGCTTCGCCTACGACAGCTATCGCCGGCTGATCAACATGTACGGCGACACCGTCATGGGCGTCGACCACCACCACTTCGAACATGAGCTGTCGGCCGTCAAGAACGCCAAGGGCGTTGAACTCGATACCGACCTCGACGCCGACGGCCTGAAGGACGTCGTCGAACGCTACAAGAAGGTCTACGCAGAGCACGTCGGCTCGCCGTTCCCGACCGACCCGATCGAGCAGCTCACGCTGGCGATCGAAGCCGTCTTCAAGAGCTGGATGGGCGATCGCGCCATCCGCTACCGCGAGATCAACGAAATCCGCGGCCTGCTCGGAACCGCCGTCAACGTCCAGGCGATGGTCTTCGGCAACATGGGCGACGACTGCGCGACCGGCGTGGCGTTCACCCGCAACCCCAGCACCGGCGAGAACGAGTTCTACGGCGAGTTCCTCGTCAACGCCCAGGGCGAAGACGTGGTCGCCGGCATTCGCACGCCGCTCGAATGCAAGTCCGAGATGGCCAAGTGGAGCAAGAAGGGCTGGCAGGAACTGCTGGAAGTCAAGAAGAAGCTGGAAGCCCGCTACAAAGACGTGCAGGACTTTGAGTTCACGATCGAACGCGGCACGTTCTACATGCTGCAGACGCGCAACGGCAAGCGCACCGCCCCGGCCGCCGTCCGCATCGCTATCGAGATGCTCAAGGAAAAGCTGATCGACGAGAAGACCGCGATCCTGCGGGTCGATCCGGCCGCCCTCGACCAGCTCCTGCACCCGACCTTCAATCCGAACTTCCCCAAGACGATCGTCGCCAAGGGCCTGCCGGCCTCGCCGGGCGCGGCCGTCGGCAAGATCGCATTCACGGCCGAAGAGGCCGAGGAACGCGTCGGCAAGGGCGAGCAGATCATCCTTGTCCGCCGCGAGACCGAGCCGGCCGACATCGGCGGCATGCACGTCTCGGAAGGCATCCTGACCAGCACCGGCGGCATGACGTCGCACGCGGCGGTCGTGGCCCGCGGCATGGGCACCCCCTGCGTCGCCGGCGCAGGTGCCCTGCAGATCGACGCCAAGGCTCGCACCCTGGTCATCAACGGCAAGACGTACACGGACAAGGACGTCATTTCGCTGGACGGCGGCACCGGCGACGTCATGGAAGGCTCGGTCCCCACGGTCGAAGCCAGCCTGACCGGCCCGTTTAAGCAGCTCATGGTCCTGGCCGACAAGCACCGCACCCTGAAGGTCCGCACGAACGCCGACACCCCGAATGACGCAGAGGTGGCTCGTAACTTCGGCGCTGAAGGCATCGGCCTGACCCGCACCGAACACATGTTCTTCGACCCGGAACGCATTCAGCACATGCGTGAGATGATCCTGGCGACGGACATCGAAGCCCGCAAGAAGGCGTTGGCCAAGCTCCTGCCCTACCAGCGGGAAGACTTCATCGGCATCTTCAAGGCGATGGCCGGCCTGCCGGTGACCATCCGCCTGCTGGACCCGCCGCTGCACGAGTTCCTGCCCCACAACGAGAGGGACCAGAAGGTCCTCGCCGACTCCCTCGGCCTGACGCTGGCGCAGGTGAAGAACCGCGTCGATCAGCTCCACGAGAGCAACCCGATGCTCGGCCATCGCGGCGACCGCCTGGCGATCACCTACCCCGAAATCCTTGAGATGCAGGTCCGGGCGATCCTCGAAGCCGCCGTCGCGGTCAAGAAGGAGAAGGTCAAGGTTCTGCCGGAAATCATGATCCCGCTCGCCGGCACCAAGGAAGAGCTGGACTACCTCAAGAAGATCACGGTCCAGACGGCCGATGCGGTCTTCAAGGAAGCCGGCACCAAGGTCGAGTACATGTACGGCACGATGATCGAGGTGCCCCGCGCCGCGATCACCGCCGACGAGATGGCTCAGACCGCCGAGTTCTTCAGCTTCGGCACGAACGACCTGACGCAGATGACGTTCGGCTACAGCCGAGACGACGCCGGCGTCTTCCTGCCGGAATACATCAAGAAGGAGATCCTGCCGCGCGACCCGTTCCAGAGCCTGGACATCGGCGGCGTCGGCAAGCTGATCGAGATGGCTGTCAAGCTCGGGCGCGGCACGAACAAGGACCTCAAGTGCGGCATCTGCGGTGAGCACGGCGGCGACCCCAAGTCCGTCGAGTTCTGCCACAAGGTCGGCTTGAACTACGTCAGCTGCAGCCCCTTCCGCGTCCCCATCGCCCGACTGGCCGCGGCTCAGGCCGCGATCAAGAGCGCCAATGCGGCGACAAAGAAGAAGTAA